In Granulicella mallensis MP5ACTX8, the sequence CCTGCAATATTATGCGCGCCGTTTCTATGCTCCCGTGCTGGTGTCGCCGCACGTTGAAGATGGAAGCGTGGCAGTCTATGTTGTCAGCGATCACGTTCAAGCGGAACAGGCCGAGTTGTCTTTACAGGTGATGAAGTTTGATGGGTCCATCGTTAAACAAAAGAACCTCTCGGTCCAGGTAAAGCCGCTCAGCTCCGAAGTTGTGATGAAGATACCACTCTCCGAGTTGCTGGATGCCGGAACAGATCCAGCCGACGTAGTGGTTGTAGCTAGGCTGCACCAGGGGCGCAAGGTGATCTCCTCCAACCTCTTGTATCTGACGCCGACGAAAAAGATTGTTCTCCCCAAAGTGCCTATCGATGCCACCTTGGCGAAGGCGGCAACAGGGTTCGACGTCACCTTGAAATCTGCGGCGCTTGCACGAAGCGTATATCTCTCCTTCGGCGAGCAGGATGCAACCTACAGCGACAACTATGTGGACCTGTTGCCTGGAGAGCCTGTAACGATTCACGTTACGAGTGAGGCCTCGTTGGCTGCATTACAGGCAGGCATGCAGGTAAGAAGCCTCGCCGATGCCTTCAGCCCCACGACGAAAGGAAAGGAATAGTCCTCTGCGGGTCCAACAGCAAATCTCATGGTCGTGGAATAAGTTTCATTTCCCTAAAACCAATGCAAATGCAGTCGAAGATCATGCCGTTTCCAGAAGAGTTCGTATGATGAGAAATTTTGCATGGTTATGCCGTGCAGTTGTTTTGTTGGGTATCTCCGTTGTTGCAACGTCCCAGGCTCAAACGAAGGCAGCGCCGGCGCTTATCGGGTTTGATCCTTCCACGAAGGTCTTTCGTATCAATGCGGCCGACACGACTCTTGTGATGGGGATCAACGAGAGCGGCCAGGTGCAAACCCTGTATTGGGGTGAGCACCTCTCGGCAAAGGACCACTTTGCTGTAGCAAAAGCAATGCCAGGTGCTTCATCCTTTGATCTGCCAGTGACGACCACGCCGCAAGAGTTTGTGGCGTGGGGTGGAGGCTTATTTGTCGAACCTGATCTGAAGATCACATTTCCGGATGGCAATCGGGATCTTGTGCTGAAGTACGTTTCGCATACGATCGATGCCAACAGGCTTTCAATCGTGATGAAAGACATCTCGCGTGAGGTGTATGTCACGCTTCAGTATGAAGCCGATGCGGAGACCGGCATCCTGCGGCGCTCTGCCGTTGTAGAGAACCGCACGGAAGCGCCCTTCACGATCGAGCAGATAGCGGCAGGGACATGGAACCTGCCGCGTGGAACAGACTATCGTCTGCGCTATCTGACTGGCCGCTGGGCTGGTGAGTGGAGCCTGCAGGAACAGCCCGTGAATCCGGGCAAGGTAGTTCTAGAGAGTCGGCGCGGCACTACTGGCGCGCAGAACAACCCATGGTTTGCCATCGATCGCAGTGGAAGTGCGGATCAGGATGAGGGTGGTGTCTGGTTCGGCGCACTGGGCTGGAGCGGGTCGTGGCAGATCTCTGTAGAGCAGGATGCCTTGCAGCAGGTCCGCATCACGGGCGGACCGAATGCCTTTGACTTCGGCTATCTCCTCAAGAAAGGCGAGCGCTTTCAGACACCCTGTTTTTATGGTGGCTATTCGGCGCATGGCATAGGCGGAGCCTCGCGTTTGCTGCATCGCTTTGAGGTGAATTCACTCCTGCCGCATCATCCCGATTCTAAGCTGAGGCCTGTGCTCTATAACTCATGGGAGGCGACAGGGTTTGACGTAGATGAAGCAGGGCAGATGTCTCTTGCAGAGAAGGCAGCGAAGATCGGTGTCGAACGCTTTGTCATGGATGACGGCTGGTTTGGTCAGCGTAAGAACGATCATGCGGGTTTAGGCGACTGGTATGTCAACCCACAAAAGTTTCCGCACGGATTGAAACCGCTGATCGATAAAGTCCACTCCCTGAAGATGGACTTCGGTCTTTGGGTTGAGCCCGAGATGGTGAACCCCGATAGCGATCTCTATCGCAAACACCCGGATTGGGTACTTGAATTTCCCGGGCGTCCCCATACAGAGGCACGTCACCAACTGGTGTTGAATCTTGCGCGGCCTGATGTGCGCGCTTATGTGTATGGATTCCTCGATAAGTTACTTAAGGAAAACGATATTTCTTTTCTCAAATGGGATTACAACCGTAACTGGTCCGAACCTGGCTGGCCTGCGGTCCCTCAAGAACAAGAGAAGAATGTTTATATCGATTTTATTCGCAACTATTATTCGATCCTCGATGAACTAAGGCACGAACATCCGAAGGTAGAGATTGAGTCCTGTTCCGGTGGTGGCAGTCGGGTGGATCTGGGAGTGATGCAATATACCGATGAGGTGTGGCCTTCAGATAATACGGATGCCTATGACCGGCTGCTGATCCAGAACGGTTTTACTTACGCCTACACTCCCGCAACGATGATGGCGTGGGTTACAGATTCGCCGAACTGGGTCAACAACCGTGCGCTTTCGCTGGAATATCGTTTCCTGTCCTCGATGCAGGGTTCGCTTGGGATTGGGGCGAACCTGAACCAGTGGAAGCCGGAAGATTTCGCTACAGCCAGGCAGATGGTGGAACGATATAAATCTATTCGCGAAACGGTGCAGAGAGGCGCGCTCTATCGCCTTCTGACTCCTGAGCATAATAGCGAGCAGTCTATAACGGAGACGGTCTCGCGCGATGGAGATCAGGCGGTAGTCTTCGCTTTTCTTCACTCCAGCCAGGAGAACTATCCGTTTCCTCGAATCTTCCTGCGTGGTCTGGATGAGGGAGCGACTTATAGCATCAGCGCCTTTGCAGGCAAATTAGCGGAGGGAACTCCAACGCAGGCCAGTGGTTCGTACTGGGAACACCACGGTATCGATGTGGATCTGCATGGAGATTTTCAGGCGATGGCCTTCACGCTGAAGCGTAGTCGCTAGAACAAAGGATTGTGCGATGGTATGTCATCTATCTTTAGGGCCAACGGCCCGTTTCATACCAGCCTGGGGCAAAGCGAACAGGGCCACCACGCAACAGCGTGGTGGCTCCGGGAGCGACGCCCCAGGTTAGCGCAGGAGTAGAAGCAGAGGGCTGTAAGCCCGACTCATCGTGCGGGCACTATGAATCGGGCTTACAGCCTTCTGCTTCCCGTATGGCCCTGTACCTGGGGCTACGCTTGCAGCGAGCTAAAAACCGCTCGCTGCTGCACTCCACCCCAGGCTGGGATGAAACGGGCCCTTGGCCCTAAAGATGGATGACACACTAAGGTGACGACGCCTGGCTTGAACAGGCTCATCCTGTCGATCGCCTGAAGTCTTCCGCCAGGAGAATCGCCTCGGCGATCTCTCGCATGGACTTGCGGCGCTGACGGCTCTCGCGTTGCATCATCTGGTAGGCTTCTTCTTCGTTCAGAGATAGATCGCGCTGCAGCACGCTCTTCGCGCGGTCTACCGCCTTACGGGTCTCGAGCCTCCCCGTGAGCTGCATGTTCTCCGACTCCAGCCTGGCGCGTTCGATCTCCGCGCCGACCAGAAACCCCAGCGTAGAGAGAAGCCTGACCTGCTCGGTGGTGTGCCGGTATGTCATGCGGTGCTGAAGGTTGATAACGCCGACCACGCGACCGGCGCAGAGAATTGGCGTGCAAAGCATCGCTTCGAAGTGATCTTCCGGAATGTTCTTGAAGGCCTTGAAGCGGGGATCGTTGGAGGCTGCAGAGGCAATCGCTACAGGTTGCCGGTGCTTCGCAACCCAGCCCGTGACGCCTTGTCCTACCTGGACGCCGATGTGGTCGATAAGCTCCGCGTGCGGATTCTTAGAGGCACGCAGCATGAGTTGTTCGCCTTCGAGCACATAGATGAAACAGGAGTCGCAGGGGATCACGCCGGAGATAAAGTCGACGATACGATCGAGTACGAGATGCAGAGAATCGGCCGCCGCGATGCGGCTACTGATCTCGTGCAGAAAGTCCATCTCCGCAAGCCCATCGCGAAAGCCCGCCATGGTCGGGGTGGAGACCGCTACGCGACGCACTCGTTTGGCAGGCGCAGTCTCGCCTTCCGTTGCAGGCTGCGATGCGACCGCTTCCATCTCGCCGTTTCGCTTCTTTACCAGCAGCCCTGAAGAGTACTGCGCTGCCTCGTTGACCATGAA encodes:
- a CDS encoding alpha-galactosidase translates to MMRNFAWLCRAVVLLGISVVATSQAQTKAAPALIGFDPSTKVFRINAADTTLVMGINESGQVQTLYWGEHLSAKDHFAVAKAMPGASSFDLPVTTTPQEFVAWGGGLFVEPDLKITFPDGNRDLVLKYVSHTIDANRLSIVMKDISREVYVTLQYEADAETGILRRSAVVENRTEAPFTIEQIAAGTWNLPRGTDYRLRYLTGRWAGEWSLQEQPVNPGKVVLESRRGTTGAQNNPWFAIDRSGSADQDEGGVWFGALGWSGSWQISVEQDALQQVRITGGPNAFDFGYLLKKGERFQTPCFYGGYSAHGIGGASRLLHRFEVNSLLPHHPDSKLRPVLYNSWEATGFDVDEAGQMSLAEKAAKIGVERFVMDDGWFGQRKNDHAGLGDWYVNPQKFPHGLKPLIDKVHSLKMDFGLWVEPEMVNPDSDLYRKHPDWVLEFPGRPHTEARHQLVLNLARPDVRAYVYGFLDKLLKENDISFLKWDYNRNWSEPGWPAVPQEQEKNVYIDFIRNYYSILDELRHEHPKVEIESCSGGGSRVDLGVMQYTDEVWPSDNTDAYDRLLIQNGFTYAYTPATMMAWVTDSPNWVNNRALSLEYRFLSSMQGSLGIGANLNQWKPEDFATARQMVERYKSIRETVQRGALYRLLTPEHNSEQSITETVSRDGDQAVVFAFLHSSQENYPFPRIFLRGLDEGATYSISAFAGKLAEGTPTQASGSYWEHHGIDVDLHGDFQAMAFTLKRSR
- a CDS encoding uroporphyrinogen-III synthase; the encoded protein is MAHASFNGLRVLALESRRAKEVEKLILTYGGEPIVVPAMREVGLESNQHVLDFAAHLLEGRFDLLIFMTGVGVRAMLEIVQTRYDREDFLAALRKIKIAVRGAKPNSALRELKINADVVSEEPSTWHELLQAIDAAYGDALGDMRVAVQEYGASNPELLAELSSRTRELTKVPVYQWALPEDLQPLRECVLGILSGSVDVVLFMTAVQAIHLFRVAEQMGVRNELREALGKAVVVSIGPTTSEELTHYGLEPDFEPSRPKMGFMVNEAAQYSSGLLVKKRNGEMEAVASQPATEGETAPAKRVRRVAVSTPTMAGFRDGLAEMDFLHEISSRIAAADSLHLVLDRIVDFISGVIPCDSCFIYVLEGEQLMLRASKNPHAELIDHIGVQVGQGVTGWVAKHRQPVAIASAASNDPRFKAFKNIPEDHFEAMLCTPILCAGRVVGVINLQHRMTYRHTTEQVRLLSTLGFLVGAEIERARLESENMQLTGRLETRKAVDRAKSVLQRDLSLNEEEAYQMMQRESRQRRKSMREIAEAILLAEDFRRSTG